The Dermochelys coriacea isolate rDerCor1 chromosome 7, rDerCor1.pri.v4, whole genome shotgun sequence genome window below encodes:
- the LOC119858191 gene encoding proton channel OTOP2-like produces MIPGAMSKVLQRCPPLGSPHPPEGQGQGAPDSPADPEGSGWQDLPNARAGLLLSLLYLVLLTFLGSAVLLAEIHQRSPQSRNVHGFLATLMLTSCAWMLWFGWRSSQNKSRKLHQDHHAGASWLKGGLSLFALATLVLDCLSLGYYYELQHCTSVLITAFPVVQAVFTIIQVSLLSFHAKVCIQEQQCLNRFGLMHTLATNVLMWMSAVLDESMKQLQEIYDAHETESPWPGHGNSPTNSCSCATSLCHIFSEGAAYLHPFNIEFSLFSSTMLFVVWKNTGQAACRRQPHPCPRGRFHLSGAFVGLVLGALAISATFGVMISFGVLAKAPETVPEALRTYYIFNSVLLSAMFLASLVGIAAYRLQRDPASTDCSKSMVRSLDVTLLLGSSCGPLMVSVFSLVAIFFLHINGSLHLLDLCFSLCKTIQVLGQNLFITEALYSRPTHQPDAPDSPPGNEWVFSISGGHAEEPVQQDMVARHENNCAICPASRHTPARMVAQLEEQVPGCWLACRSSNDSLAKIPSGGQRSWPRGEPKHVSIRRKVLQNISILLIFYNISVWILYAYGTRPHLVSQIEQAFYGFTLWVIIVKISLPLGIFYRMHSVASLFEVYCKTC; encoded by the exons atGATCCCTGGGGCGATGAGCAAAGTGCTGCAGCGGTGCCCCCCTTTgggctcccctcacccccctgaggggcagggccagggagccCCAGACTCCCCCGCTGACCCAGAGGGCTCAGGCTGGCAGGACTTGCCCAACGCCCGGGCGGGCTTGCTGCTGTCCCTGCTCTACCTCGTGCTGCTGACCTTCCTGGGCAGCGCCGTCCTGCTGGCCGAGATTCACCAGCGCAGCCCCCAGAGCCGCAACGTCCACGGCTTCCTGGCCACGCTCATGCTCACGTCCTGCGCCTGGATGCTGTGGTTCGGCTGGCGCTCCTCCCAGAACAAGAGCCGGAAGCTGCACCAGGACCACCACGCCGGGGCCAGCTGGCTGAAAG GCGGGCTCTCGCTCTTTGCCCTGGCCACGCTGGTGCTGGACTGCCTGTCCTTGGGGTATTACTACGAGCTGCAGCACTGCACCTCCGTCCTCATCACCGCCTTCCCTGTCGTGCAAGCAGTGTTCACCATCATCCAG GTGTCTCTGCTGTCCTTCCACGCCAAGGTCTGCATCCAGGAGCAGCAGTGTCTCAACAG GTTTGGCCTGATGCACACGCTGGCCACCAATGTGCTCATGTGGATGAGCGCAGTGCTGGACGAGTCCATGAAGCAGCTGCAGGAGATCTACGACGCCCACGAGACGGAGAGCCCCTGGCCCGGGCATG GGAATTCGCCTACCAACAGCTGCTCATGCGCCACCAGCTTGTGCCACATCTTTTCCGAGGGCGCCGCCTACCTGCATCCCTTCAACATTGAGTTCAGCCTCTTCTCTTCCACCATGCTCTTCGTGGTGTGGAAGAACACGGGGCAGGCGGCCTGTCGCCGGCagccccacccatgccccagGGGCCGCTTCCACCTCAGCGGGGCCTTCgtggggctggtgctgggggcactGGCCATCTCAGCCACCTTCGGGGTGATGATCTCCTTCGGAGTGCTGGCCAAGGCCCCTGAGACGGTCCCTGAGGCCCTGCGGACCTACTACATCTTCAACTCAGTGCTGCTCTCTGCCATGTTCCTGGCCTCGCTGGTCGGCATCGCCGCCTACCGGCTCCAGAGAGACCCGGCCTCCACCGACTGCTCCAAGAGCATGGTGCGGAGCCTGGATGTCACCCTCTTGCTGGGCAGCTCCTGCGGGCCCCTGATGGTCTCCGTCTTCTCCCTGGTGGCCATCTTCTTCCTGCACATCAACGGGAGCCTCCACCTCCTAGacctctgcttctccctctgcAAGACCATCCAAGTGTTGGGCCAGAACCTCTTCATCACCGAAGCCCTTTACTCCAGGCCCACCCACCAGCCAGAtgcccccgacagccccccaggcAACGAATGGGTCTTCTCCATTTCCGGAGGCCACGCCGAAGAGCCGGTCCAGCAGGACATGGTTGCCCGCCATGAGAATAACTGCGCCATCTGCCCGGCCAGCCGCCACACACCAGCCAGGATGgtggcccagctggaggagcaggTGCCGGGGTGCTGGCTGGCCTGCAGGAGCAGCAATGACTCCCTTGCCAAAATCCCCTCTGGGGGCCAGCGGTCTTGGCCCAGAGGGGAGCCGAAACACGTCAGCATCCGGAGGAAGGTCCTGCAGAACATCTCCATCCTCCTCATCTTCTACAACATCTCG GTGTGGATCCTCTATGCCTACGGGACGCGGCCGCACCTGGTGAGCCAGATCGAGCAGGCCTTCTATGGCTTCACCCTCTGGGTCATCATCGTCAAGATCTCCCTGCCACTGGGCATCTTCTACCGCATGCATTCGGTGGCCAGCCTCTTCGAGGTGTACTGCAAAACCTGCTGA